The following are from one region of the Candidatus Marsarchaeota archaeon genome:
- a CDS encoding dihydroxy-acid dehydratase gives MKNGDYISIDCDRGTLELEVDKNGMNLRRSRWKQPELKHKSGLLAQYAMLVSGASEGAVLNP, from the coding sequence GTGAAGAATGGGGATTATATATCGATAGACTGCGATAGGGGCACGCTTGAGCTAGAAGTAGACAAAAATGGAATGAACCTAAGGCGCAGTAGGTGGAAACAGCCTGAGCTAAAGCACAAATCGGGGCTATTGGCCCAATATGCTATGCTGGTATCTGGCGCTTCGGAAGGGGCTGTGCTGAATCCATAA